The following are encoded in a window of Kiritimatiellia bacterium genomic DNA:
- a CDS encoding lamin tail domain-containing protein: MVSSSQANLIINEVFYNISPQGGNQFIELYNSGTNVQYLDGKILTDEAGDGSEGVFKFPGAPGGTSLPVSPGQYVVVAVDATNATATAGWECFAGLTDSDNPAVPNLTLVAGYADLGLFSGGDNIILADGTDTVPPIDPATVIDGLNFAGGGGELAPLGPLLPDPNPNASSPYGYSLGRCPDGTDNNISSLADLYPMNPTPGTPNTCTVASLSIQSISLPEGNSGVTTAQVPVLLSLPQPSTVTVQFFTSNDTALAGSDYFATNGTLAFAPGVQTQAIQVLIVADTVNEPDESFTVRLQNPTNASLAVAIGTVMILNDDTPLTIVTSAFVSIFASATSVSTRWESVSGGVYRLQASPSLTAPAWVDVGPPVTATASFASMLDTNTTATSRVYRVIQILP; the protein is encoded by the coding sequence GTGGTCTCGTCTTCTCAAGCCAATTTGATAATTAACGAAGTATTTTACAACATCAGCCCACAGGGGGGAAACCAGTTTATCGAACTGTATAACTCCGGAACGAATGTCCAGTATTTGGACGGCAAAATTCTCACAGATGAAGCGGGGGATGGATCGGAGGGTGTTTTCAAGTTTCCGGGTGCCCCTGGTGGGACGTCTTTGCCTGTCAGCCCTGGACAGTATGTCGTTGTTGCCGTGGATGCAACCAATGCCACAGCCACAGCCGGGTGGGAATGTTTTGCCGGTCTTACGGATTCGGATAATCCTGCGGTGCCGAACCTGACCCTCGTGGCCGGGTACGCCGATTTGGGCCTGTTCTCGGGTGGGGACAACATTATTCTCGCGGACGGAACCGACACTGTGCCCCCAATTGATCCCGCCACGGTCATCGATGGGCTGAATTTCGCAGGCGGGGGTGGAGAACTCGCGCCTCTTGGCCCTCTCCTGCCCGATCCGAATCCGAATGCGTCTTCACCCTACGGCTATTCCTTGGGCAGATGCCCTGATGGAACGGATAACAACATCTCCTCCTTGGCGGATCTGTACCCCATGAATCCAACACCGGGCACTCCTAACACCTGTACGGTCGCCTCGTTGAGCATTCAATCCATTTCCCTTCCGGAAGGAAATTCGGGGGTGACAACGGCACAGGTGCCGGTTTTGTTGTCGCTGCCCCAGCCGTCCACCGTCACCGTCCAGTTTTTTACCTCGAATGACACCGCTCTGGCGGGATCGGATTATTTCGCGACCAACGGCACTCTGGCCTTCGCGCCAGGCGTCCAAACGCAGGCCATTCAGGTTCTGATTGTTGCGGACACAGTGAACGAGCCCGATGAGTCTTTCACTGTCCGCCTACAAAATCCCACAAATGCATCTCTCGCTGTGGCAATCGGGACGGTCATGATTTTGAATGATGACACTCCGCTGACGATCGTCACCAGCGCGTTCGTCTCCATCTTCGCTTCGGCGACGTCGGTTTCTACACGATGGGAATCCGTCTCGGGCGGCGTTTATCGCCTTCAGGCTTCTCCTTCGCTGACCGCGCCGGCCTGGGTCGACGTGGGTCCGCCAGTCACTGCGACCGCATCTTTCGCTTCGATGCTGGATACAAACACAACCGCAACCTCGCGCGTCTATCGCGTCATCCAAATTTTGCCCTAG
- a CDS encoding DegT/DnrJ/EryC1/StrS family aminotransferase — translation MPFIDLERQQKAIRAGLERSIHRVLHHGQYILGPEIETLEARLADYVGVKHAITVASGTDALLIALMALEIGPGDEVITVPYTWISTAEVIALLRARPVFVDVEWDTMNMDAERMRAAITSRTRAIIPVGIYGQCADMTRITSIASEWGIPVIEDAAQCFGATHHGRRSCGLSLIGCTSFFPSKPLGCYGDGGAIFTNDDGLAEKMRQIRVHGQKVKHQHPVVGLNGRMDTLQAAIVLEKLSVFDKECVLRREVARRYDEMLKDASGIVTPIIRPENTSVYAQYTIRLDNPDLISTRLQSQGIPTVSYYKTPLHLQGAFSNLGYRPGDFPVAERIASTCLSLPMSPYLTAEEQRRVVSSLLAARSEIS, via the coding sequence ATGCCGTTTATTGATCTTGAACGGCAACAGAAGGCGATCCGCGCCGGACTGGAGCGGTCGATCCACCGCGTACTGCACCACGGGCAATACATACTAGGCCCGGAAATTGAAACCCTGGAGGCGCGACTGGCCGATTATGTCGGCGTAAAGCATGCCATCACCGTCGCAAGCGGAACCGACGCCCTTCTCATCGCGCTGATGGCGCTGGAGATCGGCCCGGGCGATGAGGTCATCACAGTCCCCTACACCTGGATATCGACGGCCGAGGTCATCGCTCTCCTGAGGGCACGGCCCGTTTTTGTCGACGTCGAATGGGACACCATGAACATGGACGCGGAACGGATGCGGGCAGCCATCACTTCGCGCACGCGCGCGATCATTCCGGTGGGGATCTATGGCCAATGCGCCGATATGACCCGAATTACGTCGATTGCGTCCGAATGGGGCATCCCGGTCATTGAAGATGCCGCCCAATGCTTTGGAGCGACGCATCACGGCAGAAGGTCGTGCGGCCTGAGTCTGATCGGATGCACGTCTTTTTTCCCCAGCAAGCCCCTGGGCTGCTACGGAGATGGCGGCGCCATTTTCACGAATGATGACGGCCTCGCCGAAAAAATGCGCCAGATTCGCGTCCATGGACAAAAGGTCAAGCATCAGCATCCCGTGGTCGGCCTGAATGGTCGGATGGATACGCTGCAGGCAGCGATCGTTCTCGAAAAACTTTCGGTGTTCGATAAGGAGTGCGTTCTTCGGCGCGAAGTTGCGCGGCGTTACGATGAAATGCTCAAAGATGCTTCGGGTATCGTCACGCCGATCATCCGACCGGAAAACACATCCGTGTATGCGCAATACACAATCCGGCTGGACAATCCCGATTTGATTTCCACGCGGCTCCAGAGCCAGGGAATCCCAACCGTATCGTATTACAAAACGCCATTACACCTGCAGGGCGCGTTTTCAAATCTAGGTTACAGGCCGGGCGATTTTCCGGTTGCCGAGCGAATCGCATCTACCTGCCTCAGTCTGCCGATGTCGCCGTATCTCACCGCCGAGGAACAGCGTCGCGTTGTATCCTCGCTGCTGGCTGCAAGGTCTGAAATTTCCTAA
- a CDS encoding N-acetyltransferase, whose protein sequence is MAQTRAFESSQTASKPYFVHPSAVVDEGAEIGAGTKIWHFSHIMSGAVIGEGCVIGQNVNIAGGTRIGNRVKIQNNVSVYTGTVIEDDVFLGPSCVLTNVKNPRAQINRHDLYETTILRRGCTIGANATIVCGVTIGRYAFVAAGAVVTRDVPDYTLVAGNPARPKGWISRHGHPMTRPSEDGLWRCPESGFRYQLVNGSLKCLDLDEDAPLPAELAVGRRRYDELKSGQPPCTC, encoded by the coding sequence TTGGCGCAGACTCGGGCCTTTGAGTCGTCGCAGACGGCATCAAAGCCCTATTTTGTTCACCCGTCGGCGGTTGTGGATGAGGGCGCCGAGATCGGCGCGGGGACAAAAATCTGGCATTTCAGCCACATTATGTCTGGAGCGGTGATTGGGGAAGGCTGCGTCATCGGCCAAAATGTGAACATCGCGGGAGGTACACGAATCGGGAACCGCGTAAAAATTCAGAACAACGTTTCCGTCTACACGGGGACCGTAATCGAAGATGATGTCTTTCTGGGGCCTTCCTGCGTTCTGACGAACGTGAAAAACCCTCGCGCGCAAATCAACCGTCATGACCTCTATGAAACCACGATCCTGCGGCGCGGTTGCACGATTGGCGCGAACGCCACGATTGTCTGCGGCGTCACCATCGGACGCTACGCATTCGTCGCAGCCGGCGCGGTGGTCACACGCGATGTCCCCGATTACACGCTCGTGGCCGGCAACCCTGCGCGCCCCAAGGGCTGGATCAGCCGCCACGGCCATCCTATGACCCGGCCCTCGGAGGATGGACTGTGGCGGTGTCCGGAATCCGGCTTTCGATATCAACTGGTCAATGGCTCCCTGAAGTGCCTGGATCTGGACGAGGACGCTCCATTGCCAGCCGAACTGGCCGTGGGCCGTCGGCGATACGACGAATTGAAGTCAGGACAGCCCCCATGCACTTGCTGA
- a CDS encoding thioredoxin family protein has protein sequence MKSMIVSALVLALSITIAGAQVRNGDPAPDFRLRDIFGNEHALSDYRGKTVVLEWINHGCPFVQKHYDKGHMQALQREATANGVIWLSICSSAPGKQGHYSLEEWQKINEEKQGAATAILLDEEGTVGRLYGAKTTPHMYIVNAEGVLVYQGAIDSIRSTDPDDVPKAKNYVREALADLAAGRPVGTPQTQPYGCSVKYK, from the coding sequence ATGAAATCGATGATCGTGTCCGCGCTCGTTCTGGCTCTATCGATAACGATCGCAGGCGCGCAGGTTAGGAATGGTGATCCGGCGCCCGACTTCCGATTGAGGGACATCTTCGGCAATGAGCACGCATTGTCCGACTATCGGGGCAAAACGGTCGTATTGGAGTGGATCAACCATGGCTGCCCCTTTGTTCAAAAACACTACGACAAAGGGCATATGCAGGCGCTGCAACGGGAAGCCACGGCAAATGGAGTCATTTGGCTATCCATTTGTTCCTCCGCGCCCGGCAAACAGGGTCATTACTCGCTGGAGGAATGGCAGAAAATTAACGAGGAGAAGCAGGGTGCCGCAACGGCCATCCTTCTTGATGAGGAGGGCACGGTGGGCCGTCTTTACGGCGCGAAGACGACGCCGCACATGTATATCGTCAACGCCGAGGGCGTTTTAGTTTACCAAGGGGCGATTGACAGCATTCGGTCGACTGACCCGGACGACGTGCCAAAGGCAAAAAATTACGTCCGAGAAGCTCTCGCTGACCTCGCGGCCGGACGGCCGGTGGGCACACCGCAAACCCAACCTTACGGGTGCAGCGTAAAATACAAGTAA
- a CDS encoding protein-disulfide reductase DsbD family protein: MSFAVLGWSEPIRDRHVEAELIAEPVSIQPGKPFWVGLLLRHDEGWHSYWRNPGDSGLATKIKWSLPPGFAAGEIQWPLPSRILTPPLASYGYEREVLLLVEIRTPPNLESTSYIFRARAEWLMCKEICLPGRADLSLTVEVGEDPSPNPRHERLFRAAREALPREAPDWRVEARLLNDSIELVFEHPTRTVSGAQFFPFRDDLIVHAADQIFIRDGTKHILRIPIQTQSERPPAELEGILVAESAWTADPTHRAIPVKTDLKREARIGQIPPSADGLKFPSTLGASMMAAFVGGLILNLMPCVFPVISLKLLGFVSQSGWSRRRMVLHGLVFAAGVLVCFWILAGLLIALRAGGEEIGWGFQLQSPRIVLGLAALFFCLGLSLFGVFEFGLSLTTVGQELQSKSGYAGSFFSGLLATIVATPCTAPFMGAALGYALTQPPASALAIFTALGLGMAAPYVALSASPGIVRRIPKPGPWMESLKQAMGFLMMATVVWLVWVLSLQAGAAAVIRAASLFLILALSMWIAGRWGALHRQRWTRLGARAVAMLLAASALIHAFQSIGYEVAPEKPAHRASEWEPFSPERLAQLRREGRPVFIDFTAAWCLTCQVNKQVALRRPEVLARFREMDVALLVADWTDRNDVITRALEEFGRSGVPLYVYYPLGADSKPIILPEILTPRVVLDAIAGNR, from the coding sequence ATGAGCTTTGCAGTCCTAGGATGGAGCGAGCCCATCCGAGACAGGCACGTAGAAGCCGAATTGATTGCCGAACCGGTCTCTATCCAACCTGGAAAGCCCTTTTGGGTCGGCCTGCTCCTCCGACACGATGAAGGATGGCATTCGTACTGGCGAAACCCAGGTGATTCGGGGCTAGCCACCAAGATCAAATGGAGTCTGCCGCCAGGTTTTGCTGCCGGCGAAATCCAGTGGCCGCTTCCATCGCGAATCCTTACGCCTCCCCTCGCCAGTTATGGATATGAGCGAGAGGTCCTCCTCCTCGTGGAAATTCGAACGCCCCCGAACTTGGAATCCACCTCCTATATCTTTCGGGCTCGCGCGGAATGGTTGATGTGCAAGGAAATCTGCCTTCCCGGCAGGGCTGACCTTTCGCTGACCGTCGAAGTGGGCGAAGATCCGTCGCCCAACCCCCGCCACGAGCGGCTGTTCAGGGCCGCCCGAGAGGCGCTTCCCCGCGAAGCACCCGATTGGCGCGTCGAGGCCCGACTGCTCAATGACTCGATCGAACTTGTCTTTGAACACCCGACTCGGACTGTTTCCGGCGCCCAATTCTTTCCTTTCCGAGACGATCTGATCGTGCATGCCGCCGACCAGATCTTTATCCGGGATGGGACAAAACACATCCTGCGAATTCCGATTCAAACTCAGTCAGAACGCCCTCCCGCTGAGCTGGAAGGCATTTTGGTCGCGGAAAGCGCATGGACGGCAGATCCCACTCATCGCGCCATCCCGGTTAAGACCGACCTCAAGCGGGAGGCGAGAATCGGGCAAATACCTCCAAGCGCGGACGGGCTGAAGTTCCCATCCACGCTTGGTGCATCGATGATGGCGGCATTCGTCGGCGGACTGATCCTAAATCTTATGCCCTGCGTATTTCCGGTGATCTCGCTCAAACTGCTCGGCTTCGTCTCGCAGTCAGGGTGGTCACGTCGACGGATGGTCTTGCACGGATTGGTTTTCGCAGCGGGAGTGCTCGTCTGCTTTTGGATTCTTGCCGGGCTGCTGATCGCACTTCGAGCGGGCGGTGAGGAGATCGGCTGGGGATTCCAGTTGCAGTCGCCGAGAATCGTGCTGGGGCTTGCTGCGCTTTTCTTTTGTCTCGGGCTCAGTTTGTTTGGCGTGTTCGAATTCGGTCTCTCATTGACCACCGTGGGCCAGGAACTGCAGTCCAAGAGCGGATATGCAGGGTCGTTTTTCAGCGGGCTGCTCGCCACGATTGTCGCGACACCCTGCACGGCCCCCTTCATGGGGGCTGCGCTCGGCTACGCGCTGACTCAGCCTCCCGCATCCGCTCTTGCCATTTTTACGGCGCTGGGACTTGGTATGGCCGCACCTTATGTTGCGCTATCCGCCTCGCCGGGCATCGTCCGCCGAATTCCGAAGCCCGGGCCGTGGATGGAGTCGCTCAAACAGGCAATGGGGTTCCTGATGATGGCCACCGTCGTGTGGCTCGTGTGGGTCCTGAGCCTTCAGGCCGGCGCAGCGGCGGTTATACGGGCGGCGAGCCTCTTTCTGATACTAGCCCTCTCAATGTGGATCGCGGGTCGATGGGGCGCGCTCCATCGACAACGATGGACTCGACTTGGGGCGCGGGCTGTTGCGATGCTTCTGGCCGCAAGCGCACTTATTCATGCATTCCAATCTATAGGATATGAGGTCGCTCCTGAGAAACCGGCACACAGAGCGTCCGAGTGGGAACCGTTCTCCCCCGAACGACTCGCGCAGTTGAGGCGCGAGGGACGCCCAGTCTTTATTGATTTCACAGCGGCATGGTGCCTCACCTGCCAAGTGAACAAACAGGTAGCATTGAGGCGGCCCGAGGTGCTTGCGCGCTTCCGCGAAATGGACGTTGCCCTGCTGGTGGCCGACTGGACGGATCGAAACGATGTGATTACTAGGGCCCTTGAAGAGTTTGGCCGAAGCGGGGTGCCCTTGTATGTCTATTACCCGCTGGGCGCCGACTCGAAACCCATCATTCTTCCAGAAATTCTCACGCCTCGAGTCGTTCTGGATGCGATAGCTGGAAATCGTTGA
- a CDS encoding polyprenyl synthetase family protein, with amino-acid sequence MFDLTTYLSNLKARVDDYLDRALPPPQTRPTRIHEAMRYSVFGGAKRLRPILCMAAAEACGGDAEAALRPAAAIELLHTYTLIHDDLPAMDDDDLRRGRPTCHIQFGEAVAILAGDALLTMAFEWLADCPAPAPHDPLALVRELARAAGSQGVIGGQVEDIEAEGSPPDPLKLEFIHMHKTADLIKASCRIGAITAGASTEWVDSLGLFGERLGLAFQITDDILNATSDESALGKKTGTDAARGKLTYVSVYGIEKARSMALHYVEEAKAQLSELPGPVYSLEALADFAVSRKS; translated from the coding sequence ATGTTTGACCTGACGACTTATCTGTCAAACCTCAAGGCCCGCGTTGACGACTATCTGGACCGGGCTCTCCCTCCCCCGCAAACGCGTCCTACGCGCATCCATGAAGCGATGCGATACAGCGTATTCGGCGGAGCGAAACGACTGCGCCCGATTCTGTGCATGGCGGCGGCGGAAGCCTGCGGCGGCGATGCTGAGGCAGCGCTTCGGCCCGCGGCGGCGATCGAGCTGCTACACACGTATACGCTGATCCACGACGACCTGCCGGCAATGGACGACGACGACCTCCGTCGGGGGCGTCCTACTTGCCATATCCAATTCGGCGAAGCGGTGGCTATTCTCGCTGGCGATGCCCTTTTGACGATGGCCTTTGAATGGCTTGCAGACTGTCCCGCGCCCGCGCCTCACGATCCACTCGCCCTAGTTCGAGAACTGGCTCGCGCTGCGGGCAGCCAGGGCGTGATCGGCGGCCAAGTGGAGGATATCGAGGCAGAAGGCTCGCCACCCGATCCACTGAAGTTGGAATTTATCCACATGCACAAAACGGCCGACCTCATTAAGGCGTCATGCCGAATCGGCGCGATCACCGCCGGAGCATCGACAGAATGGGTCGATTCGCTCGGCCTGTTTGGAGAGCGGCTGGGTCTGGCCTTTCAAATTACCGACGACATCCTGAACGCGACATCCGATGAGTCGGCGTTGGGCAAAAAGACGGGCACTGACGCCGCACGGGGCAAACTGACCTATGTGTCGGTTTACGGGATTGAAAAAGCACGCTCGATGGCCCTGCACTATGTCGAGGAGGCGAAGGCGCAATTATCCGAATTGCCCGGACCGGTCTACTCCCTAGAGGCGCTCGCAGACTTCGCAGTGTCGCGCAAATCTTGA
- a CDS encoding glutaminyl-peptide cyclotransferase, producing MHQSRVHYRRRSLPWCLLRLTVIAVASLALSGAFAEQREKTAALEFRILRTLPHDPTAFTQGLLFWNGRLIESTGLYGESSLREVDLDTGAVIRRRNLPSVFFGEGIALWSNRIFQLTWREKMMFVYNAETFETLGSYPWDGEGWGLTVWSNRLVASDGSEVLRFYDPQTMKSLGSVIVRDGDSPLRRLNELEAVGPEIFANVWGESRVARIDPATGQVLGWLDFSPLLPEESRLSRENVLNGIAYNEATRRLFVTGKRWSVLYELELIFPKR from the coding sequence ATGCACCAATCTAGAGTCCATTATCGGCGTCGCAGCCTCCCTTGGTGTCTTCTAAGGCTGACGGTAATCGCAGTTGCCAGTTTGGCTCTGTCCGGCGCATTCGCCGAGCAGCGTGAGAAAACCGCTGCGCTCGAGTTTCGAATTCTGCGGACACTGCCCCATGACCCGACGGCCTTTACCCAAGGATTGTTGTTCTGGAACGGACGTTTGATCGAAAGCACTGGACTGTATGGGGAATCTTCCCTCAGAGAAGTCGATTTGGACACCGGCGCCGTCATTCGTCGGCGCAACCTCCCATCGGTATTTTTTGGCGAGGGCATCGCGCTCTGGTCCAACCGCATTTTCCAACTGACGTGGCGCGAAAAGATGATGTTTGTCTACAATGCAGAGACCTTCGAAACTTTGGGCTCGTATCCATGGGACGGTGAGGGATGGGGCCTGACGGTCTGGAGCAACCGCCTGGTGGCTAGCGACGGCTCTGAAGTGCTGAGGTTCTACGACCCCCAGACGATGAAGTCTCTCGGGTCCGTCATCGTCCGTGATGGCGATTCGCCCTTGCGAAGATTGAACGAATTAGAAGCCGTCGGACCTGAGATCTTCGCTAATGTCTGGGGAGAATCTCGTGTCGCGAGGATCGACCCCGCGACAGGGCAGGTTCTGGGCTGGCTAGATTTTTCTCCGTTGCTGCCTGAAGAATCGCGTTTATCACGCGAAAATGTTCTGAATGGAATTGCATACAACGAGGCAACCCGCCGCCTGTTTGTCACGGGAAAACGCTGGTCAGTCCTGTATGAACTCGAATTGATCTTTCCGAAACGCTGA
- a CDS encoding thioredoxin domain-containing protein, which translates to MADEHRPHSNRLIHETSPYLRQHATNPVDWYPWGEEALNRAKLEDKPIFLSIGYSACHWCHVMERESFENPEIAEILNRHFVSVKVDREERPDLDEFYMLVTQIMTGRGGWPNSVWLLPDGRPWYAGTYFPPEDRWGRIGFKTLLLRLAEIWRTRRADIEEQARQIISAMKAAASRPAPEVYAPHMWDSLFRRARQDWLDHEDREHGGPAGAPKFPPHTALGLILDSPTARSESDLDAYAFRTLDAMALGGIRDHIGGGFHRYSTDERWLLPHFEKMLYDNAQLARAYSLAAARSSDPRRRAEYEAAARETLDWLLEEMTDREGGFYSSLDADSDGEEGKYYVWSHEEIVRLLGTDAADFCRLYNVRIGGNYFEEATGHPTGLNILHLTSFVDEPERSRMTRCRAVLKEARKARVRPACDDKIITSWNGLAIAALASAAQVFADRRYLAAAEAAARSLLQRSVVDGELMRIRQGNRSHVPAFLEDYAALTWSLLCLNEATRDASWLEAAERLGRHMIDHFADPLTGMPWSVGPRHETLPVKIPDVMDQSQPSPVGLAIRVWAILAERGGGAEFRRAAERALAAAHPLAARAPSASASVLHAALFLYRNAANEAVSWKVRPLARSAAPGGVVALAVEADVPAGWTLQPYEGGAPFRVETGPPFDLVSMDSSTVRLRMPQDPAGLEVHGVIRLYFRPCNSTECLPERQIEFPVSVAVTP; encoded by the coding sequence ATGGCCGACGAGCACCGCCCTCATTCCAACCGCTTGATTCACGAAACGAGCCCTTACCTTCGGCAGCATGCGACAAATCCGGTGGATTGGTACCCCTGGGGCGAGGAAGCCCTAAATCGCGCGAAGCTTGAGGATAAACCCATCTTTCTGTCCATCGGCTACTCGGCGTGCCATTGGTGTCACGTCATGGAGCGTGAGTCCTTCGAGAATCCCGAAATTGCGGAAATCCTCAACCGGCATTTTGTTTCGGTGAAAGTCGATCGCGAGGAGCGGCCGGACCTCGATGAATTTTATATGCTGGTGACTCAAATCATGACGGGCCGTGGAGGTTGGCCCAACTCAGTCTGGCTGCTGCCGGACGGTCGACCCTGGTATGCCGGCACCTATTTCCCGCCGGAGGACCGATGGGGCCGGATCGGTTTCAAAACGCTCCTGTTGCGGCTCGCCGAAATCTGGCGAACCCGCCGCGCGGATATCGAGGAGCAGGCGCGGCAGATCATTTCGGCTATGAAGGCTGCCGCATCGCGCCCTGCACCGGAGGTGTACGCGCCACACATGTGGGACAGCTTGTTCCGCCGCGCTCGCCAGGATTGGCTCGACCATGAAGACCGCGAGCACGGCGGCCCCGCGGGCGCGCCGAAATTCCCGCCCCACACGGCGCTAGGGCTGATTCTCGACAGTCCTACTGCGCGGTCCGAATCCGATCTGGACGCCTATGCCTTTCGCACTCTGGATGCGATGGCGCTCGGCGGGATCCGCGACCACATCGGCGGCGGTTTTCACCGCTATTCGACCGATGAGCGCTGGCTTTTGCCGCATTTCGAAAAAATGCTGTACGACAACGCGCAACTCGCTCGCGCGTATTCGCTCGCGGCGGCCCGCTCATCCGATCCCAGGCGCCGGGCGGAGTACGAAGCCGCAGCCCGCGAGACGCTGGACTGGCTGCTCGAGGAAATGACGGATCGCGAGGGCGGCTTTTACTCATCGTTGGACGCGGACAGCGATGGCGAAGAAGGCAAGTATTACGTCTGGTCCCATGAGGAAATCGTCCGCCTTTTAGGGACGGATGCGGCCGACTTTTGCCGGCTCTATAATGTTCGGATCGGTGGAAATTACTTCGAGGAGGCCACGGGACACCCGACCGGACTAAATATTCTGCATCTAACCTCCTTCGTCGATGAACCTGAACGCAGCCGAATGACCAGGTGCCGTGCGGTTTTGAAAGAGGCGCGAAAGGCGCGAGTGCGCCCCGCATGCGACGATAAAATCATCACCTCTTGGAACGGGCTCGCGATTGCCGCGTTAGCTTCCGCGGCGCAGGTTTTCGCAGACCGGCGCTATCTCGCGGCTGCAGAGGCTGCCGCACGATCCCTTCTTCAGCGCAGCGTCGTTGACGGCGAACTCATGAGAATCCGTCAGGGTAACCGCAGCCATGTCCCGGCATTTCTTGAGGACTATGCGGCCCTAACATGGTCGCTTCTCTGCCTGAATGAGGCGACGCGAGACGCTTCATGGCTTGAGGCCGCCGAGCGGCTTGGACGGCATATGATCGACCATTTCGCAGACCCGTTGACCGGAATGCCGTGGTCGGTGGGACCGCGGCATGAAACCCTGCCTGTCAAAATTCCAGACGTCATGGATCAATCTCAGCCCTCTCCCGTGGGATTGGCCATTCGCGTCTGGGCCATTCTCGCAGAGCGCGGAGGCGGCGCTGAGTTTCGGCGCGCGGCAGAACGTGCGCTCGCTGCCGCGCATCCGCTCGCAGCCCGAGCCCCGTCCGCGAGCGCCTCGGTCCTCCACGCGGCGCTGTTTCTCTATCGCAACGCAGCGAACGAAGCCGTGAGCTGGAAGGTGCGACCGCTGGCGCGGTCGGCGGCGCCCGGAGGCGTGGTGGCGCTGGCGGTCGAGGCGGACGTGCCAGCCGGTTGGACCTTGCAACCGTATGAAGGCGGCGCCCCGTTCCGAGTGGAGACCGGGCCTCCCTTCGATTTGGTGAGCATGGATTCGTCCACGGTTCGATTGCGAATGCCACAGGATCCAGCGGGTCTCGAGGTTCATGGCGTTATCCGGCTGTACTTCCGGCCCTGCAATTCGACGGAATGCCTGCCCGAACGCCAAATCGAATTTCCCGTCAGCGTTGCGGTCACGCCCTGA
- a CDS encoding glycosyltransferase family 2 protein, whose amino-acid sequence MKTVSVVVPFLNEEENLPVLYERVKSALSNVPEKWELVLVDDGSTDGSAAWATQKAAEDPRVKLVQLSRNFGHQIAITAGMDYATGDAVVIIDADLQDPPEVIPELLARWREGFEVVYAVRKSREGETWLKKFLAAAFYRIFYRMSRVKVPMDAGDFRLVDRKVVDALRNVRELHRFMRGLTCWVGFRQCAVYYERAARHAGVTKYPIWKSLNLAWDGFTSFSGAPLRWMTGIGLFFSLAGLLFALRVVLGKIFGWIDTVRGWTSLMAVVLVLGGIQLMCMGLLGQYVSRIFEETKKRPLYFVRSTVGFGDSGNAR is encoded by the coding sequence ATGAAAACCGTCTCCGTCGTTGTCCCATTTCTGAATGAGGAGGAGAATCTTCCCGTTCTCTACGAGCGCGTGAAATCCGCGCTATCGAACGTGCCGGAGAAATGGGAGCTCGTCTTGGTCGACGACGGCAGCACCGACGGCTCCGCGGCGTGGGCTACGCAGAAGGCGGCCGAGGACCCGCGGGTGAAGCTGGTCCAGCTTTCGAGGAATTTCGGCCACCAAATCGCGATCACGGCGGGGATGGATTATGCGACCGGCGACGCGGTTGTGATCATCGATGCGGATCTCCAAGATCCGCCTGAAGTGATTCCGGAGCTTCTGGCGCGGTGGCGGGAGGGGTTCGAAGTAGTCTATGCGGTGCGCAAGAGCCGCGAGGGCGAGACGTGGCTGAAGAAATTTCTGGCCGCTGCATTTTACCGGATTTTCTACCGAATGTCCCGGGTCAAGGTACCCATGGATGCCGGCGATTTTCGTCTTGTTGACCGGAAGGTGGTGGACGCCCTGAGAAATGTTCGCGAGCTACATCGCTTCATGCGCGGGCTGACCTGCTGGGTTGGTTTCCGACAATGTGCGGTGTACTACGAGCGAGCAGCCCGTCACGCGGGAGTGACGAAATACCCTATATGGAAATCGTTGAATCTTGCGTGGGACGGCTTCACGTCGTTCTCCGGCGCCCCTTTGCGCTGGATGACGGGGATCGGCCTGTTTTTTAGCCTGGCCGGTTTGCTGTTCGCGTTGCGGGTGGTGCTTGGAAAAATCTTCGGTTGGATCGATACCGTTCGTGGCTGGACATCTCTGATGGCCGTGGTTCTAGTGCTCGGCGGCATTCAGTTGATGTGCATGGGCCTCCTTGGCCAGTATGTCAGCCGAATTTTCGAGGAAACGAAGAAGAGGCCCCTGTATTTCGTCCGGTCCACCGTGGGTTTTGGAGACAGCGGAAACGCCCGGTAG